The sequence tttaattttgttattgtgttaagTTTAtctgcattttcttttacatgAAAACAACCAAAAGACAAAGGCATATTATTATTGatgaacatttttcttttttaggctCAAACACAAGGAGAATTGTGATCTTGGGAAAAACTGGATCTGGGAAAAGCAGCCTGGCTAACACCATATTTGGAGAGGAACTGTTCACGATCAGCCACACTTTCAACTCTGAAACAAGAGAATGTCAAGCAGAAACCAAATCTGTGAATGGAAGAAGCATCACTTTGATCGACACTCCTGCTTTCTTCGACACAGAGAGATCTGAGGAGGAGATGAAGCCTGAGATAGTGAGGTGTATCACAGAGTGCGCTCCTGGGCCTCATGCTTTCCTCATTGTGATTAAAGTGGAGAAATTCATAGTACACGAGCAGGCTGtcatcacaaaaataaaacagtatttTTCTGATAAAGTATTCAATTATGCAATAGTTGTATTTACTCATGGTGACCAGCTCCTTGAAGGAAACACAATAAAGGATTTTGTTGGCCAAAATCAACTTGTGAGTGATCTAGTGGAGAAGTGTGGCGGCCGCTCTCACGTCATTGATAATAAATACTGGAAGAACAACCAGCAGGATGAATACAGGAGCAACCAGTTCCAGGTGAAGGAGCTACTTAACACAATAGAGAAAATGACTGAGGCAAACCAAGGAAGCTGCTACACCAATGAGATGCTACAAACAGTGGAGAAGATAAGAcaacaagaggaggaggacattAGACGATCATCAGGAAACATGTCAGAGGAAGAGATCAGAGAGCAGGCTAGAGTCAGCACATTTAAGAAGCTTTTGATCAAATGGGCAGGTATTGCAAAAGATACATTGTTAAGCACATTTACAGGGGtagctgctgcagtggaaacaaTGGTACATCTAATTAGAGGATATAATGTAGTAGTTGAGGAAGCAACGGCTCCTTTGACTTGTGGCACAGAATAAGCAGAAGAGGCTGTTGAGAAGGAAACCCATTTGTGacacttgggggggggggggggggtgttctcatgaaaaagtcatgttTCCCCATTTATTAAATGGAAATCATGTTCCAAGTTATCTATCATCACTGACCTGTTTGTTTTCATATGTAATATGTTATAGCTTTTCTTCTTGTCTGAGTTTCCCAGTTCAAGTTCAGTCACTTATTcctgtgttgtcttgtgcatgtACTCTACATTTTAGAtcttgaaaatgtttaaatgaaacCAGTGCATGCtgtttgttgcttttctcaCTGTTTCAtgttgcaaaagaaaatgttaaaatgttactcAATGTATTTACAACATTATTTTTACCTGATGCTTTTTCACAAATAGTTCTTGTAAATTAACATGTATCGCCAATGCAGATATGATAATTAAATTGATATCtatgttatgttatttaatATTAGTACCGTTAATAAATGTTATTTGAGCAAATTAAGTTTTTTACTTGGTAGTAGTATAAAGTACCAACGATTACCACGAGCCTGTGTGGACAGAATATTGTAatgacaagaaaaacaacaaatcttAAATACAAATTTCTTACAGAAGATGTCCTACAGTGAAATGTCACAGAAGCTGTCTGTTGCAACACAGCCCAAACAGTTGGTTCAAACTAATGTCCCACCTCCCAATCCCTGACACACCACTGAACCTCTTGTGCAAAACATTGGCACCTTCATCTCAAATCACATCACAACCTAACAATGATTAGTTCAGTAATTATCTTTTGGTATTACgttgttggaaaaaaatactttagttGTCCCTTTGTCTTGAAGTATCAGTATGAAATGGGGTATATGCTGTGATTGGGATCACACTATGTGTTATACAATGTGATTTGGATTTCATGATGCAGTGATGAAGataattacaatgtttttgatTCTCCCTCTATCACTTTTTAGTCATTATTGAAATGGGTCCAAAAATAAGATGTGGTGTCAGAGACAACTGCCATACTTAACATACTTAACAAACCATCCATAGAAAATTCCCTTCAAGGGCAGATAAAACAACTGCTTATGGTCAGCATCTGGATGTTAACATGAAAATGTTATTCACTGGGAGCTTAATTGGTTTCCAAAAGAAAACAGATTTATTTGGACTTTCTTAAATTAGAGATGTCACTCCAATAGCAGCAGCTTAGCATCATGTGTACTCCAGCCACTATTGGGGGGATAGATCAGATTTGGTTGtcagcagaaacacaaggacACAGTCCCACAAGTGTCATCCGACTTTGATTAAAATATCTTGATATTCTGATTGGTACAGTAGTATACATGATTTTACCCTTTTACATTAAAGTCCTGCTTAACCCGCCCCTAAAAGTAACAGCCTGCTTGAAAAAGTATGTTATACCCTTTACTTTATAGTTCCTTCATCAGGTAACTACTGTATCTGTACTCTGATAGGACACTTGATTTTTGCCCAGAATTCACTACCCATGTGCTCCTTCTTGTCAACCCAACTGTTCCTCAAGTCTGAGTAGTCTGACTATTTGAAATAGGTTCATGTAGCCTAGACTTACAGCTGAACTGTTTCTGGTATGACAAAGTGCAGTATTTGTTGAGTCTTCTGGGAAACAgcttaagtatttatttatttatttatctatctatgttAAGGAGTccaaccagttttttttttgttttcacatccGCTTATCATGGTGCGCTCAGAGAACAAAGCGACACAAAGCACCGTTCAGTTCACATTGTTCTGAAGGTTTAATGACACACAAGGATATACATTTTCTAATAATCCCTAAACACCCATTTTGATGAGTTCTTGTTGTGGTTATACTGTGCAGTGAGACATGCAACATGAACATACATGGAAACTTGTAAAGAATCTTTTTCTGCACGTCGTGCATTGTGCAGGTAGTGAAACCAGTGGTCAGACTCAGATAAAGGAAACATATTTAAACACACTCTGTCTTCTCACTCTGATTCTTGTCGCTCCACAGTCACTTCACTTTTGACAACATGGACGGTAAGTTCATTTTTTCAGTTTAATCAGGACTGAACACTGCACGTTATGTTGTAAGATGccgaaaaaaaaagaaaaaaaaagaaagttttgttttaaatactttttatagTGCACATGTGCTACACTATATGGCTGATTTACTGCAtgtcttaataataataataataaattgaatttgtatagcgcttttcccaagctGAAAGTTGCTTTACAGAATAgaaacagtgtaaaaaaaaaaaaaaaaaaaaaaaactaaggataggcagaacagaaaagatgggtcttcagacgggactgaaaaatggtgagggactcagactCTTCATTTATTCTTACAATCTCACGATGTGACTTGTAGGGGACAGCcaggacagttgaaacactttttaattaaacgtaacGCAACCTACACGCGTTATCTGTCATACACAGTTGCATTTTCATCTTTAAACAAAACCGTTCAggaattattacagcaaaagtggGAAGTGCGTAATTTCATCTGACGGGACAAAGGGAACAGCATGGGGGGAGAttaatgaaacatacagtttaagcgACATAAACTTCCCACAACTGTAATATTTTACTATATACAGTATCCTGTATGGTACTTCCCAAAGGTGTTATTttagatagattgttgcagggCTATAAGTCTTTGTGAATGTTTATAAACTAATGCCATCATCGTGAAGCGTGAATGAAGTGGTTAAACGTGTGCCTATTGTGGATGATTCTGCCATTTTTATAGCTAAAACATTAagtttttccatttatatcatgtttctattatGGAAAATGTCGTTTTTTTACGTGGGTTGACCCACTAGACATCCAAAGTACGCCCCCTAGGCCGTCAGTCTACACAGGACAACATAAACCTCGAcccccctacctggtgggccTAAATAAATTTTcctctttctaaaactgcttttccatgtctcacctccatacattattgtataaacacagatatttgtgcatttacataAAATTCATGGAGGTACAGCCAGGCCACCATAGACATAAGCCATTATAGCCTGTTTTGCTTTCCATTTAAAGAAGCAtgcaatatgaaagtctggggttgtggagaacactaaatGGTCTAACCAATAAGAATGCAGTCAAATccttaaatgaaaaacatgaattaataatTGAAAATATGTAACCGCTAATGTATTaattttgaccatcaaaacgtGTTATTGGTTGTAACGCTGTTATAAAAGTAAATACCAGGGtgatatttggctgataggagGTTAACATGTTCTGTGTTTTgacctaaggaagtctgtctatcatcatcaCAATTAGAGAAAACAggaatgtttcatctgtcccggctctccctgTGCTCTCCTACTAAAAAGCGAGTGATGTCCCGAGCTGATGCTAAGTGTTGGTATTGGGCTGTTCTGGTCAGATTGTAATGGATTATATCAGCTAATATTAAGTTGATCAAAACTGAACTCTATTGTGTTTTGCCTGCTGGTGCTGCGTTGCTGCACTCTTTAATGACAGCCAGGCCGCACTGTGAGCATTTTTGCTTCATTTACCTCCATCATGTGAATGCAAAAGATATTTGATTGCATTTGCAAATGTAGTAatctaaagatgtttttttaatgtgtcagAAACTGTTTAGTAAATGATCCACAACTTTATATATCACAGTGGTTTATCTTATATTGCTAAACAGTGATTTGGTATGGTAAGAGAGAGTAGACACTTGATGTTCTTAATTATTCATATGCTTATTGTTCTCTTTTTTATCTTCTGAtagttgaaaaagtcaaaagacaGATGTGAAATATTATTTATGAAACCTATTCTTTTTCAGTGTCAAACACAAGGAGAATTGTGATCTTGGGTAAAACTGGATCTGGGAAAAGCAGCCTGGCTAACACCATATTTGGAGAGAAACTGTTCACGATCAGCCACACTCTCAACTCTGAAACAAGAGAATGTCAAAGAGAAACCAAATCTGTTAATGGAAGAAAGCTCACTTTGATCGACACTCCTGGTTTGTATGACACAGAGAGATCTGAGAAGGAGCTGAAACCTGAGATAGTGAGGTGTATCACAGAGTGCGCTCCTGGGCCTCATGCTTTTCTCATTTTACTTAAAATGGAGAGATTCACAGAGCAGGAGCAGGCTGTCATCACAAAAATAAACCAGTACTTTTCTGATGAAGTGTTCAATTATGCAACAGTTGTCTTCACTCATGGTGACCAGCTTGATGAAGGTCAGACAATTAAGGATGCAGTCGGCCAGAATAAGCCAATGAGTGATCTGATGAAGAAGTGTGGCGGCCGCTGCCACGTCATTGATAATAAATACTGGAAGAACAACCAGCAGGATGAATACAGAAGTAACCAGTTCCAGGTGAAGGAGTTACTTAACACAATAGACAAGATGATGGAGGCAAACCAAGAAAACTGGTACACCAATGAAATGCTACAAACAGTAGAGAACATAATACAACAAGAGGAGGAGAACATTAGACGGTCATCACGAAACATCTCAAAGGAAGAGATCAGAAAGCGGGccagagtcaagacattgaagAAGCTTTTGATCAAATGGGCAGGTGTTGCAAAAGATAAATTGTTAAGCGCATTTACGGGGGTAGCTGCTGCAGTGGAAGCGATAGTACATCATATTAGAGGATATAATGTAGTTAGTTTGGAAGAATAACAGAGGCTGCCTTTGTGACCTTGGGGGGAGTAGGGGAGGGTGTGAGAAGGAGCCCAtttgtgatgggggggggggggggggggggtgttctcATGAAAAGTCATGTTTCCCCATTTATTAAATGGAAATCATGTTCCAAGTTATCTATCATCACTGACCTGTTTGTTTTCATATGTATTATGTTATAGCTTTTCTTCTTGTCTGAGTTTCCCAGTTCAAGTTTAGTCACTTATTcctgtgttgtcttgtgcatgtACTCTACATTTTAGAtcttgaaaatgtttaaatgaaacCAGTGCATGctgtttgttgcttttccccACTGTTTCAtgttgcaaaagaaaatgttaaaatgttactcAAAGTATTTACAACATTATTTTACCTGATGCTTTTTCACAATAGTTCTTGTAAATTAACATGTATCGCCAATGCAAATATGATAATTAAATTGATATCtatgttatgttatttaatATTAGTACCGTTAATAAATGTTATTTGAGCAAATTAAGTTTTTTACTTGGTAGTAGTATAAAGTACCAACGAATACCACAAGCCTGTGTGGACAGAATATTGTAATGACAAGAAAAACAACTAATCTTAAATACAAATTTCTTACAGAAGATGTCCTACAGTGAAATGACACAGAAGCTGTCTGTTGCAACACAGCCCAAACAGTTGGTTCAAACTAATGTCCCACCTCCCAATCCCTGACACACCACTGAACCTCTTGTGCAAAACATTGGCACCTTCATCTCAAATCACATCACAACCTAACAATGATTAGTTCAGTAATTATCTTTTGGTATTACgttgttggaaaaaaatactTAGTTGTCCCTTTGTCTTGAAGTATCAGTATGAAATGGGGTATATGCTGTGATTGGGATCACACTATGTGTTATACAATGTGATTTGGATTTCATGATGCAGTGATGAAgataaatacaatgttttgaTTCTCCCTCTATCACTTTTAGTCTTTATTGAAATGGGTCCAAAAA comes from Etheostoma spectabile isolate EspeVRDwgs_2016 chromosome 19, UIUC_Espe_1.0, whole genome shotgun sequence and encodes:
- the LOC116669456 gene encoding uncharacterized protein LOC116669456 — translated: MFLCSQEVKAILRYRKHILHSGSLFTLTYSRSTVTSLFDNMDGSNTRRIVILGKTGSGKSSLANTIFGEELFTISHTFNSETRECQAETKSVNGRSITLIDTPAFFDTERSEEEMKPEIVRCITECAPGPHAFLIVIKVEKFIVHEQAVITKIKQYFSDKVFNYAIVVFTHGDQLLEGNTIKDFVGQNQLVSDLVEKCGGRSHVIDNKYWKNNQQDEYRSNQFQVKELLNTIEKMTEANQGSCYTNEMLQTVEKIRQQEEEDIRRSSGNMSEEEIREQARVSTFKKLLIKWAGIAKDTLLSTFTGVAAAVETMVHLIRGYNVVVEEATAPLTCGTELSLHSHFTFDNMDVSNTRRIVILGKTGSGKSSLANTIFGEKLFTISHTLNSETRECQRETKSVNGRKLTLIDTPGLYDTERSEKELKPEIVRCITECAPGPHAFLILLKMERFTEQEQAVITKINQYFSDEVFNYATVVFTHGDQLDEGQTIKDAVGQNKPMSDLMKKCGGRCHVIDNKYWKNNQQDEYRSNQFQVKELLNTIDKMMEANQENWYTNEMLQTVENIIQQEEENIRRSSRNISKEEIRKRARVKTLKKLLIKWAGVAKDKLLSAFTGVAAAVEAIVHHIRGYNVVSLEE